CACCCTTACTTTGAGAGTCTCTTCTATTCTGACTGGAAGCACCAGCTCGATTTTTCTGACGAGAATTTTTAGAATGTACTGAAATGAAATCAGGTAGAGAGAATTTGGGAAAAACTTTACTGCGAATAtgtcatgtacagtggaacctccattagcagacacctctgttagcaggacaccctctattTTATCCGACAGAGCTGAACATAGCTTACACTAGCTGCCCTTAAATAATTACACACACCCCTCCTGCGATGACCTGTCATTCACTTCTTTAGCTACAGGTAGGGAAGATTTCCTAGTGCCTCAGGTAATGCATCATTCCACTTTGCATGAGAAGGCTGTATGTACCTGGATGTGTCGTCATTTTATAGTATCTACTGTGGGCCAAATTATAAGGACAGCTATGTAAAGGGTGTCCTTCATCGAGAGGTTCTACTAAAGTTCAATACAGACCTTTTTATAGTCTTTTACCAATTACTAGGCAAAGTCAAAACATGTTAAGCACAGTAAATGTATAAGTCAAGCATAGTCAAGAGAGCAAGTCAAAATAAATGAAGCAGCTAACTTTTATGAACAAATGACCAAATCAGTCCCGGGAAAGATGACGGAAGGTAAATCAAAAACATACTTCGCTGCCATTGTCTCTGATTTTCATTCCAGAGTCTCTTAGTTCGCTCAACAAGCTCTCTTTTTTCACAACATCCTTTATAATCGACAAAATTGTTTGCCAAAACTTCCTTGAGCTGTCTCACAGAGAGTTCATCAATATCACTTTCATGCTGTAGTTGTTCTAATGTCATCCGCCGTGGGGGTGCAGGCTGATCTGGCTCGTTAGACTGCAAAGGCAACAAGGTGGTTTATCAATAGCTAATatcaaaatttgacattttgcaCTCTCTATTGAAGTGTCCAGGGGATTGTTTTTTGTCTCCATTAAGCAGGTGCCAGTAAGAAACGAGACCTTCCCAGAAACAAGACAATGGCCTATCAAGGGGACCCCAAAATGACTACTGTACTGGGctttgatgaagaaaatgtcTTATTTCAGCTTAAATTCTGTTCAGTGGCAAAGAACAGGCAAATAGCAACTGCATACATCATTTAAATGTGGCCTAGTACATATACATACCTCTGGAGTATCATGATGGACTGTTTGCATCAATTCAGCAGATTGAGTTTCTTCAGCAGTATGAGGTATCCAGTCTTCAGATGACGTGGATGGGCTGTGTTGCGTTGCTTGCGGAGGGCTTTCCTCTGCCTCAAGGGACTCTCCGCTGGACTGACTACCCTGTCCTTCACTTGTTTGGGTCTCTTGATGCTGCCTCTGTGAAATGTGTGAGAAGATGAAGGTCAAGATGAAGACAAGATgaatactttcacttctttttctcAGCACTAGTACAAAATTTCTCTCtttttttccaataaatttttctgtgattttgaattttgaaaatctaGCCTCGAGGTTATTCACGAAAACCTCAAAGATAAAACACTTGCAGAAATTGCGATCTATATAGTATCACCATCTCATCTGTACCCGatcatttctctcaaaataaaacCTCTGAATGGTCAAAGCGTTTCGGGCATCTCTGTAAAAGAACATACTCAGGAAAACACTCACAGCAAGTTGTTCTACCCATTCCTGATGAGCTTGTTGCTGCTGCCGCTGTAACTCCACAGTCGACTGGCCATTGTTACTTTTCACAATAAGTTCAACCAGGTCCTTCTTTTCCTTGCAGCCGTCCATTGTGATATTCTTCATGAGCAAATACTGGCGAAGATCTTTGATTTTGAGCTGCATGAGTTCGCTACGGCTAAGACGCCGCGAGGAGAGGATACGACACTTGTTACATGTCCGCAGCCCACCTTGATCACGGATGACACAGGCG
This is a stretch of genomic DNA from Lineus longissimus chromosome 2, tnLinLong1.2, whole genome shotgun sequence. It encodes these proteins:
- the LOC135500626 gene encoding E3 ubiquitin-protein ligase RNF34-like isoform X3 — translated: MKKFAEECINQISASMGAGASTFNSSSSSLFNRSNEAVATCEACSVPFTFLKRKKLCCVCQNNYCTACVIRDQGGLRTCNKCRILSSRRLSRSELMQLKIKDLRQYLLMKNITMDGCKEKKDLVELIVKSNNGQSTVELQRQQQQAHQEWVEQLARQHQETQTSEGQGSQSSGESLEAEESPPQATQHSPSTSSEDWIPHTAEETQSAELMQTVHHDTPESNEPDQPAPPRRMTLEQLQHESDIDELSVRQLKEVLANNFVDYKGCCEKRELVERTKRLWNENQRQWQRIHSKNSRQKNRAGASSQNRRDSQKKRSFWSLIFPSSGLPSVPTPNDPGVPPPSYGEATQSDPSHSSLCNPADDDEEEDGMCKICMDAPIDCVLLECGHFVACTKCGKRLSECPICRQYVVRAVHIFRA
- the LOC135500626 gene encoding E3 ubiquitin-protein ligase RNF34-like isoform X4, with product MKKFAEECINQISASMGAGASTFNSSSSSLFNRSNEAVATCEACSVPFTFLKRKKLCCVCQNNYCTACVIRDQGGLRTCNKCRILSSRRLSRSELMQLKIKDLRQYLLMKNITMDGCKEKKDLVELIVKSNNGQSTVELQRQQQQAHQEWVEQLARQHQETQTSEGQGSQSSGESLEAEESPPQATQHSPSTSSEDWIPHTAEETQSAELMQTVHHDTPESNEPDQPAPPRRMTLEQLQHESDIDELSVRQLKEVLANNFVDYKGCCEKRELVERTKRLWNENQRQWQRIHSKNSRQKNRAGASSQNRRDSQTSSGLPSVPTPNDPGVPPPSYGEATQSDPSHSSLCNPADDDEEEDGMCKICMDAPIDCVLLECGHFVACTKCGKRLSECPICRQYVVRAVHIFRA
- the LOC135500626 gene encoding E3 ubiquitin-protein ligase RNF34-like isoform X1, with amino-acid sequence MKKFAEECINQISASMGAGASTFNSSSSSLFNRSNEAVATCEACSVPFTFLKRKKLCCVCQNNYCTACVIRDQGGLRTCNKCRILSSRRLSRSELMQLKIKDLRQYLLMKNITMDGCKEKKDLVELIVKSNNGQSTVELQRQQQQAHQEWVEQLARQHQETQTSEGQGSQSSGESLEAEESPPQATQHSPSTSSEDWIPHTAEETQSAELMQTVHHDTPESNEPDQPAPPRRMTLEQLQHESDIDELSVRQLKEVLANNFVDYKGCCEKRELVERTKRLWNENQRQWQRIHSKNSRQKNRAGASSQNRRDSQKKRSFWSLIFPSSGLPSVPTPNDPGVPPPSYEDCVKTYPVHGEATQSDPSHSSLCNPADDDEEEDGMCKICMDAPIDCVLLECGHFVACTKCGKRLSECPICRQYVVRAVHIFRA
- the LOC135500626 gene encoding E3 ubiquitin-protein ligase RNF34-like isoform X2, with translation MKKFAEECINQISASMGAGASTFNSSSSSLFNRSNEAVATCEACSVPFTFLKRKKLCCVCQNNYCTACVIRDQGGLRTCNKCRILSSRRLSRSELMQLKIKDLRQYLLMKNITMDGCKEKKDLVELIVKSNNGQSTVELQRQQQQAHQEWVEQLARQHQETQTSEGQGSQSSGESLEAEESPPQATQHSPSTSSEDWIPHTAEETQSAELMQTVHHDTPESNEPDQPAPPRRMTLEQLQHESDIDELSVRQLKEVLANNFVDYKGCCEKRELVERTKRLWNENQRQWQRIHSKNSRQKNRAGASSQNRRDSQTSSGLPSVPTPNDPGVPPPSYEDCVKTYPVHGEATQSDPSHSSLCNPADDDEEEDGMCKICMDAPIDCVLLECGHFVACTKCGKRLSECPICRQYVVRAVHIFRA